Proteins from one Corticium candelabrum chromosome 4, ooCorCand1.1, whole genome shotgun sequence genomic window:
- the LOC134179001 gene encoding uncharacterized protein LOC134179001 has product MEVQEEVPDAADTGSFDEIIGVMGTDFSGQVNHQESSVGVAIRRNIVSRLSHFCIAYSARLMSLRLPLTKDRSVPFLHDLLVKIPADDKLIVTGDFSARVGRDYRSWPAIIGRHGVGNKNENGRLLLDSVLLIN; this is encoded by the exons ATGGAGGTGCAAGAAGAGGTGCCAGACGCCG CTGATACTGGAAGTTTTGATGAAATTATTGGGGTGATGGGTACAGATTTTTCTGGTCAGGTAAATCATCAGGAATCAAGTGTTGGTGTTGCCATAAGAAGAAACATTGTGAGTAGACTTAGTCATTTTTGCATCGCTTATAGTGCTCGACTAATGTCTTTGAGGTTACCTTTGACCAAAGACAGATCTGTACCATTT CTTCATGATCTGCTTGTGAAAATTCCAGCAGATGACAAACTCATTGTTACGGGTGACTTTAGTGCAAGAGTTGGTCGTGACTATAGGTCTTGGCCTGCGATCATTGGACGTCACGGAGTTGgcaataaaaatgaaaatggTCGTCTATTGTTAGATTCTGTTTTACTCATCAATTGA
- the LOC134178937 gene encoding uncharacterized protein LOC134178937, with amino-acid sequence MSTDDDTYEVEKIVKRSKTGDRYLIKWKGFPHKANTWEPVENLHGCDNLLDTFIENEKRRKRVRSSSSGSKILRLAGPSPVSKPSPRPTSSERKTRRESVPLETAATRANASQKNELTSQLIRNSLRHLGNISSNKRPATTSSMQDNLKRPSLKMNKVSYRAQTEEKIDSIVDNENSAVPAQREPDSVDSSPVWLKLSVSDVLFAVLFCIVMVSVFALLQWDYL; translated from the exons ATGTCGACGGACGACGATACGTACGAG GTCGAAAAGATAGTGAAGAGATCGAAGACGGGAGATCGCTATCTTATCAAATGGAAAGGATTTCCACACAAAGCGAACACATGGGAGCCAGTAGAGAATCTACATGGTTGCGATAACCTCCTTGATACCTTTATTGAGAATGAG AAAAGACGCAAACGTGTACGATCCAGCAGCTCTGGTTCAAAAATCTTACGCCTTGCGGGTCCAAGTCCGGTCTCTAAGCCCAGCCCCAGACCAACTAGCagtgaaagaaagacaagaagagaGTCAGTCCCTCTAGAGACTGCAGCAACGAGAGCAAACGCGTCACAGAAAAACGAACTAACGAGTCAACTAATACGCAACTCATTGCGCCATTTAGGCAATATTTCGTCAAACAAAAGACCTGCTACTACTTCAAGCATGCAAGACAATCTAAAAAGGCCATCACTCAAGATGAACAAAGTCAGCTATCGAGCACAAACAGAAGAGAAGATAGATTCTATTGTAGATAATGAAAACAGTGCAGTTCCTGCTCAACGTGAACCAGACTCTGTAGATTCGAGTCCTGTGTGGCTGAAATTAAGTGTCAGTGATGTTCTATTTGCTGTATTATTCTGTATTGTAATGGTTTCCGTATTTGCTTTGTTGCAGTGGGATTATTTGTAA